In a genomic window of Caloenas nicobarica isolate bCalNic1 chromosome 1, bCalNic1.hap1, whole genome shotgun sequence:
- the SVOPL gene encoding putative transporter SVOPL — MVFFGYMVFSIVLGLLADRYGRWKILLLSFLWAAYFSLLTSFSPSYIWFVFLRAMVGGGVAGHAQGLIIKTEFLPTKYRGYMLPLSQVFWLAGSLLIIGLASVVNPTIGWRWLIRIASIPGILLILVFKFIPESARYNVSTGNTAAALATLQRIAKMNGAAMPEGVLMEPAKERRGRFKDLIHPKYLRTTLQIWIIWLGIAFAYYGVILASAELLERDLVCGSAAPPVRDSSHESEESRSPCHCRLFGPDAYQTMIISTVGEIALNPLNILGINFLGRRLSLCITMGCTALFFLLLNICVSSAGTIGFLFMLRALVSANFNTIYIYTAEVYPTTMRALGMGTSGSLCRVGAMVAPFISQVLINASFIGALCLFSSVCIVCAISAFTLPIETKGRALQVCVTPPGAPLYPNAI, encoded by the exons ATGGTGTTTTTTGGCTACATGGTCTTCAGCATAGTGCTCGGGCTCCTGGCCGACAGGTATGGCCGCTGGAAG ATTCTGCTGCTCTCATTCCTCTGGGCGGCCTATTTCTCCTTGCTGACCTCTTTTTCCCCGTCCTACATCTGGTTCGTGTTCCTGCGAGCCATGGTAGGAGGTGGCGTGGCGGGCCATGCACAAGG GCTCATCATAAAAACGGAATTTTTGCCCACCAAATACCGAGGATACATGTTGCCCTTATCTCAG GTGTTTTGGTTGGCAGGGTCCTTGTTAATCATTGGCCTGGCATCAGTGGTGAACCCAACCATTGGCTGGCGGTGGCTGATCAGAATTGCCTCCATCCCCGGCATCCTTCTCATTCTGGTGTTCAAG TTCATCCCAGAGTCGGCGCGGTACAACGTCTCCACGGGAAATACAGCGGCTGCTCTGGCCACGCTGCAGAGGATCGCCAAGATGAATGGGGCAGCGATGCCTGAGGGGGTGCTGATGGAGCCTGCCAAG gaaaggagaggaagattCAAGGACCTCATCCACCCCAAATACCTCAGAACCACTTTGCAGATATGGATCATATG GCTTGGCATCGCTTTTGCTTATTACGGCGTCATCTTGGCCAGCGCCGAGTTACTGGAGCGGGACCTCGTCTGTGGCTCCGCGGCACCACCGGTGCGAGACTCCAGCCACGAGTCCGAGGAGAGCCgcagtccctgccactgccgTTTGTTCGGCCCCGACGCCTACCAGACCATGATCATCAGCACAGTCGGAGAGATCGCAC TAAATCCTTTGAACATTCTTGGCATCAATTTCCTCGGAAGACGCCTGAGCCTGTGTATCACCATGGGATGTACGGCGctattctttcttctccttaatATCTGCGTCTCGAG CGCAGGCACGATTGGGTTTCTCTTCATGCTGCGCGCCTTGGTTTCAGCCAACTTCAACACCATCTACATTTACACAGCAGAG gtttatcCCACCACAATGCGAGCCCTGGGGATGGGAACAAGTGGGTCATTGTGCCGTGTTGGAGCTATGGTGGCCCCATTTATATCACAA GTtcttataaatgcttctttcATTGGGGCCCTGTGTCTTTTCTCATCAGTGTGCATCGTGTGTGCCATCTCTGCGTTCACACTGCCCATCGAGACCAAGGGCAGGGCACTGCAGGTTTGTGTCACCCCTCCAGGAGCTCCCCTGTATCCAAATGCTATTTAG